Proteins from a genomic interval of Anas platyrhynchos isolate ZD024472 breed Pekin duck chromosome 4, IASCAAS_PekinDuck_T2T, whole genome shotgun sequence:
- the ARSJ gene encoding arylsulfatase J isoform X2: MSSNERKRNHLRYQIHTGLQHSIIRPTQPNCLPLDNVTLPQKLKEVGYSTHMVGKWHLGFYRRECMPTQRGFDTFFGSLLGSGDYYTHFKCDSPGICGYDLYENDNAAWDHDNGIYSTQMYTQKVQQILASHNPRKPIFLYIAYQAVHSPLQAPGKYFEHYRSINNINRRRYAAMLACLDEAINNVTLALKKYGYYDNSIIIYSSDNGGQPMAGGSNWPLRGSKGTYWEGGIRAVGFVHSPLLKNKGSVCKELVHITDWFPTLITLAEGQIDEDIQLDGYDIWETISEGRRSPRVDILHNIDPIYTKAKNGSWAAGYGIWNTAIQSAIRVNHWKLLTGNPGYSDWVPPQAFSNVGPNRWHNERVSWSAGKTVWLFNITADPYERVDLSARYPDVVKQLLRRLSQFNKTAVPVRYPPKDPRSNPKLNGGVWGPWFKEDEKKKKSDKSKGANKQKKNKNKKKANRKKGQSLHCRSRLAGG, from the coding sequence gtaCCAGATACACACCGGCCTCCAGCACTCCATCATCCGGCCAACGCAGCCCAACTGCTTGCCTCTGGATAACGTCACGCTACCTCAGAAGCTGAAGGAGGTTGGTTATTCAACGCACATGGTTGGCAAGTGGCACCTGGGGTTTTACCGCAGAGAATGCATGCCCACGCAGCGAGGATTTGACACGTTCTTTGGCTCGCTCTTAGGCAGTGGTGACTATTACACTCACTTCAAATGTGACAGCCCTGGGATATGTGGCTATGACCTGTACGAGAATGataatgcagcttgggatcatGACAATGGCATCTACTCGACGCAGATGTACACGCAAAAAGTACAACAGATCCTGGCTTCTCATAATCCCAGGAAACCTATATTCTTATATATTGCTTACCAAGCCGTTCATTCGCCTCTTCAGGCACCAGGCAAGTATTTTGAGCATTATCGATCAATAAATAACATAAACAGGAGAAGATATGCTGCGATGCTAGCTTGTTTGGATGAAGCCATAAACAATGTAACCCTTGCTTTAAAGAAGTATGGTTACTATGACAATAGCATTATCATATATTCCTCAGATAATGGTGGGCAGCCAATGGCAGGAGGAAGTAACTGGCCTCTGCGAGGGAGCAAAGGGACCTACTGGGAAGGAGGCATCCGTGCTGTTGGCTTTGTCCATAGCCcccttctgaaaaacaaagggTCTGTGTGTAAGGAGCTGGTGCACATCACAGACTGGTTCCCCACTTTGATCACACTGGCAGAAGGACAGATCGATGAAGACATCCAGCTGGATGGCTATGATATATGGGAAACCATCAGCGAAGGCAGACGTTCTCCACGGGTAGACATCTTGCACAACATCGACCCAATTTACACCAAAGCCAAAAACGGGTCCTGGGCAGCTGGCTACGGGATCTGGAACACCGCGATTCAGTCTGCCATCCGAGTGAATCACTGGAAACTACTGACAGGAAATCCTGGCTATAGCGACTGGGTGCCCCCACAGGCCTTCAGTAACGTGGGCCCCAACCGCTGGCACAACGAACGCGTCTCTTGGTCAGCTGGCAAAACCGTGTGGCTTTTCAACATAACCGCTGATCCGTACGAACGGGTGGACCTCTCTGCACGGTATCCAGACGTAGTGAAGCAGTTGTTGCGGAGGCTTTCACAGTTCAATAAGACTGCAGTTCCTGTTCGATACCCACCTAAGGACCCTCGGAGTAACCCGAAGCTGAACGGAGGAGTCTGGGGTCCGTGGTTTAAGGAGGacgaaaagaaaaagaagtcagatAAAAGTAAAGGTGCAAATAAGCAGAAGAAGaataagaacaagaaaaaagcaaatcGGAAAAAAGGGCAATCATTACATTGCCGTTCACGTCTTGCTGGTGGATAG